The Paroedura picta isolate Pp20150507F chromosome 2, Ppicta_v3.0, whole genome shotgun sequence sequence TTCTGAGGAAACACGGTAAATGTAAGTTGAATTGCAAGCCAGGCATATGGTGAAGTATTGCACAAACGTGCCAAGTTCCTCACTCTACCTAACCTGGAAGGTCGAGACTAGCcggatcttatcagatctcagaagctaaacaaagTCAGCCCTtattagtattgggatgggactCTACCAGGGAAGTCTAGAGCTGCTATGCTGAGGCAGACAATGACAAtgacctctgctcatctcttcccCATAAGTTGGGGAACTTCTCAGCCCCATAAGTTGGCTATGATTTGacagcattttacacacacatacaccaagcTCCATATGTCCGTTCAGCCTACGTTTTCAACATGCGTCTCGGGTAAGGACTAGCCTCTGCAGTACCAcaagagtggttaggagtgcagccttctaatctggtgagccaggttcgattctgcactctcccacatacagccaactgatAAAAGtgtactgaccgagcagtgatatcagggctctctcagcctcacccacctcacagggtgtctgttgtggggagaggaaagggaaggcgactgtaaaccgctttgagcctccttcgggtagagaaaagcggcatataagaaccaactcctcctccacctcctcttcctcctccaaagctCTCCAAGTGACATAGTCTTCActctcctgcagggtcctgaatTCCCTACCTGCAGGGTCCTGAATTAACCTACCTTAAGTTACTATTAAGAAGGGCCTGCTGCTAGTGTACAGGTACAGATGGCAAGGATGCCATGCCTCTGCCTCTCTTGCATGAATAACCTGCCATGAACTTATTGGTTTAGCTCAGTAGGGGCAAAGTCAGTGAGTGGACGATAGCAGCAGAGGGAGCCCGTTTGTTGGGGATCTGTATAAAATGCTGAGCTCTTATCACCTTGCATTAGGTAACTGAAATGTTTATATGTGAAATGCTAATCAGAAATGGGGGTATATTTGGTATGGCTGGCATTACTATTACAGGAATCATATTGCTATTGTAGGGGTGTATTGTTCAAACTGAAGCCTGGTTTCTGTGATGTCCTCACCACAAAATTGTACAAAGCAAACATAAGGTACTAATGTTTAGCACAGTAGAGAGCAGCCCATTCTGTATCTGTACATAACTGCCCTGCAGCTGTCTGGTCTTTCGCCACCCTTGCCTTGGGTGAGGCCAGGTGCTCCTAGAGCCCACCTCTTCTAATGATTTTTACTCCACCCTTGGTATGACTGGAGAGGGGTCCTTTTCCAAAGATGTTTAGAGGGACAGGGCACATTAGGGGTGGGGCAGTGCCCTCGTCAGTACCCCGTCCCTACCCCATAGCTATGGGCCTGATGGTAGATCTCTGGTCTGAAACAGCGGAAGACCATTGTCCTATAGAATCCTTTGTTTCTGGAATCAATAAGAGGTTTtacattttccccctcctctcattCTACTACCACGCTCCTGGACATTCTGTGAAAGTGATTCCCAGTGTTTTAGaatcagaataacagagttggaaaggacctcatgggtcatctagtccaacccctgtactttgcaagacactcacaaccctattactcatccactgtaacctgcaacccccttgagccttcacagaatcagcctctccgtcagatggctatctagcctctgtttaaaaatgccaaagatggagaacccaccacctcccaaggaagcctgttccactgagaaactgctctaactgtcgggaacttcttccagatgtttagacagaatttcttttgaattaatttcatcccattggttctggtcctccctctggggcaggagagaacaactttgcttcatcttctacatggcagccttttaaatacttgaagatttatcttaaaattaatttatCTTAGAATCAGATCCCTATTCAGATTGGAGAAACAGCAAGGGGGGGTCACTTCTTCTGCCACATGATTTAATTCCAAAACATGGCTGATTTTTAGAGACATAAAATGATTAGGAGACCTATTCAGAAAACAAGAGCAGTTGAAGGATATGATTTTCCACAGGGGATAAACTATTATTGGGTTATTGTATGCACTGGACAAGAGagaatttttcttcttccctcatAATGCTAGGTCACTCAATGAAATTGATTTCCTGTAGATTCagggcaaaaaaagaaagtaCTTCTTCTTGCAATGCATATGGAATTCATAGCCACAAAGTCTGGTGATTATGGCTAGTCCCTGAGATGACTTTAAAAGAAGACTAAACAAATTGATGCAGAATAGGTCTGTCAACAGGTGTAAGGTAGTACCAGGATCAGAGGCAGGACAGTTTTGAATGGCACaccctgggggaaaggaaggatggcTGACCTCATGCCCTGCTGGTGAGCTGGCCAGCAGCATCCAGCTGGCAACTCTGGGGGACAAAAGAGCTCATTGGTGTGATCCAGCgtggctcttatttatttattttatttagcaatttatatactgcccctctcagacatGCTATCTCAGGGCGGCATGCACAATTTGGGTAAAACAAAATCAACAAAATTTACAAGTGATAAAATCAAATGAAAAATTTTAAATCACAGATAAAATCGCTGTCAGCATCAGCCACAATTACTGCATCAGATAGCAATTTCAGCCAGCAGGATGGTAAGTGTTCGGAAGACTGGAGgtgtgggagggaggcccaggattTTGGTGTAGGTGTTGTTTAACTGGCCTCAACCTTAAGCCCGGCAGaaaagctttgtcttgcaggccctgcagaactgagcaaggtccgacagggccctgatctctcctgagaGCTCATCCCACCTGGCTGCAGTGAAATGATTAAGCGTGAGGCAGAGTTGTTCTCCAGGAGCATGAATGGCATGCTTGTCTCCTGACAGGACAATATTCCTGCAATTGAGCAAAGCTCCACCACTCAAATTGTTCAGCTAGCCTTCAGCCCTACAGTCTCCCTGCACAGCTTCTGCCTCGCAGACAATCCATCTCCCCCCTGATCCCTTTTGATCTTCTTAAGGCAGCATGTGTGGATGACAGTAACCCagacgggggtggggagggctcaGCCTGCCACTCTCCCTCTTGTCTTTCAGCCAGAGGGCAGGAATGATGCAGCTGCTCCATCTCAGCCCCCTGGGCCAGTCAATGTGATTACACAGCACTGGGCTGCAATCAGCGCGGCCCCAATTCTCACAGGTACCTGGCAACAGGCTATATAAGGGAGTGCCCAGGAGTCCCGCTTGGGCAGgtggcacacacacaccccttgccaAAGAAGGAGACGTCAAGGCAGGAATGCAGCTGGAGGCATGAACAGGCCCAATAGCTCCCCTCCAGTGATATAAATTTGGGTGGGATGAGGGGCCTGTGGCCTTTTCCCTCACGGCAGAGCTGCGTTGGTGTTATTGACGGTAAGAGATTCTGCCTCGTGGACAGAGCCAGGGCCCTTATAACCCCTGCCGCAGCCCAGCCGagcccacatacacacaccctgaCACTCCCCTGCCTGTGAGCTTCCCCAGTGACTCAGGAAGCTACCTTCCAAGCCCTCACTCCGACGTAGTGACAACCATGTGGCTGATAATGATTTCCAATTGAACAGTTGGAAGCTCTGTCCCGGGGTTCTCACAGCAAGGGGATAGTGACATCTCCTCATCCCCATCAGCCTCAGTGGCTGTGGCTGATTTGCCCTCAGAGAttcaggagagggggagagatgaCACCGTCTCGGTATAAGGCAAACAAGAATGGAAGCAGGAAGGAGGGCTAGagttggcagtggggggggggggtcagagtttCCTCTCTGTGATGCTGAGCCTGCTGTTCCCCACAGATGGCCCCCAAGAAAGCAGCCGCccctcctccagctggctgctccCTGGACATTAATGACCCTCAGGTACAGAATGCCGCCATTCGCATTCAGGCTTCCTACCGTGGACACAGGTGAGAGGGGCAGGGCAAGCGGGTAGGATGCACCTAGGCTGCTGGATCTGTTTTGTGCTGTTTCAAGAGCTTTGTTTTTATGGCTTGTTTTGGTGCTGATCATCTTGATACTGTGACTTTCATGATGGAATGTATTGCTTCTGCTTTGTACAATGCCTGGAGCAAGTTCCTGGGGAGGAGGCAGACTGTCTATGCAAACAAACAATAATGAGCAACAAGGAAGGAGGAATTAACTGGAAAATCTCAGGCAAGAGGGGCTGTTTCCAGGAGGCACAGGGAGGGGAGATGAATGGGGGCTCTGGCATTTCGATATAGGGAGGAAGGGAATAGGTTACAGGTAGGAGCAGCCTCAGAAAGTATTGGAAAAGGGTCCCAGGCACATGCTGAGTGCAGGGGATCTTCGATGCACTGAGCTAAAACAAGAGATGAcacaatccaaagcagagtttctCCATTCTAATCCTATTGAGATCAAGGGGCTTTGGCTGGAGTAACTTTGTTTAGGGATGTAACAGTATTCAGTTTATTGAGCGGCCATAAGCCATTTCTTTAGCATTGTGTTATGAATGGATCCTTCTGGTGgtgtggcaagaagaagaagagttggttcttatatgccacttttctctacccgaaggagtctcaaagcggcttacagtcgccttcccattcctctccccgcaacagacaccctgtgagatgggtgagggtgagagagccctgatattactgctcgaacagttttctcagtgccttgACAAGCCcaatgtcatccagctggctgcatgttgggggagtgcagatttgaacctggcatgccagattagaagtccacactcctaaccactacaccaaactggctctcaagtcagGAGGGTCTTCAAAGGAAGAGCAGACAGAGGACTATCAGGAGGTGTGGGTAGTTTTAAGTTATGTCTGGACGATGTGGGTGGGCCAAGCAGACTGTAGCCACGCCACAGGATGGAGGAAGAAAGCTAGAGAGGTGTGAGAGAGAAGTAACAATGAAGACTCTGGAATAAAGGAAAACCCAGAAAACACATTGGAGGGCTATAGAAATGTATAAAGTaccaaaaaaaccacacacaaaaaactGGCAAGAGGGTGAGGAGAAGCTGGTTTTGGCTGTTTCTATTCCATTCCTTGCTTCAGAAGTTTGGGAAGTTAATGACACACAACTCCAGAGTTTTGATGGCATACAGACTTGTGTTGTTTTACAAGTCAGATTATCAATCAGATTCTATCCATTGATATtcaaaacatttccttttaaaatgaacaattaCGTACACATTAATAAAgttctcttttttgttgttgttggccaGTTGATGGAATTCTCATTCCAAGTGTATTGAAGGTTGCTTGCATAATGGTGTCCTTTGTGGTTGTTTTACCAAATAACAGCCATCCTTTTCTGTTTTCATGGTTTGGACCAGGGTACCTTACAAAAAGGACTGGTCTAGTAGAGATTCAGGTGAAAAAGAAGGGAACCTACAGGATCCCCAAAgggtcttctttctttctttctttctttctttctttctttctttctttctttctttctttctttctttctttctttctttctttctttctttctttctttctttctttctgcacccAGGTCCCGCAAAGAGCTGAAAGAAAAGGGGCCCCCGCGGGTGCTGCAGAATCTGAAGGACGTGGTGCTGATTGAGGGGAGCGCGGCCAAGCTCGAGTGCCGCATCAGTGCCTTCCCTGACCCATTCATCCGCTGGTCCAAAGACAATGTGGAGCTCAAGGATGGGCCAAAGTACCGCTACATCTTTGAAGACCCTGATATTGTCGCACTGGTTGTGCGTGACGGTTGTCTTGCTGACCTGGGCAAGTACACCATCTCTGTGAAGAACCCTTTTGGGGAGTGCTTCGACTCAGCCCGTCTCCTTGTGGAAGGTAATGAGGCCCATTTCTCCTTCTTTACCTAGCCCCACTTCCTTTCTAAACTTAGCCACAGGCTTCCCGTGGGCAACCAGACCTTCTGGGGAAGCTCCTCTTTTGGGGAGTGGTTGCATTTGGCACCCCGCATTGGGGAAAGTGATACTGCCCATTCTGCTCCTTCAAGCTGCAGCCCTGCCCAGTCCTATTCATagcctgggaggggggacacactAGCACCCTATGCATCACTTAAAGAAATAACCTTTTCAGTTATATCCCTTGTTGCTTTGTTCACCAGGCTATGATATCTAGAGAACAACTCCCTTGGTTATCAGGGTAGGGGACTGACCCCTGGCACCCAGGAAGGGGTTTAGTTGTATGGATATTCCAAACATTCCATGTTGAGAATAATTTCTCCAGAAATGGGCCATCCCCTTCCCTGCTGTGTTTGTTCATAGCATTTGGCCACTTCAAGTCACATAGCATTGGTACTTTCTTGACACTGATCCCCAAATTCACCCAACAGCCCAGGGAATTGCACAACAGAGTTGCCTTTTGCCCTGGATCTGAATCTTTGGACTGATCTGCAACTCAGGGAGTTCCCACAGAGATATATGAAGAATGGAAAAAACAGAGGCTCAAGGAACGTATCCTCACATTTTAACTTCTAAGACATCCCAACTCTGTCCTCGCAGAGGCTAGCCTACTGCTAATCATACTGTCAAAAGCACCTGTCCCCTTATATTGGATGGACAGACAACAGGCAGCATGGTTACACAATAAGACCTGATGATTAATCCCTGAAAGTAGCAAAAAGAGTGTATGCTCAGACAGCACTAAGGTCCTGGCTGAAGTCTAGGATTCAACAGATTCTAGAATGCTTGCTTACCTTCCTTGGAGTGCTCCCCTTACAACGGACATGAATCTCACCTTGTCTTGTCCTTGTCTAAAAGATGGCATCCTTTATGCTAGGAACAGCACAGCAATttgtaaaacaaagcaaaacagggCTTCAGTAGTGAGGGGAAAAGGGAGCCGTAATGAAAGCAACAAGCCCCACCCTTCAAACCGCACACACTTgcttctcctccctttcctagtGTCTCTAAAAACAGCAGGTGCCTGGTGTGGCTACGGGGTTCCCTCGAAGCAGCAAGACCTGTGTTCTAACTTCATCACCTCTTCTTCACAGTACCTGCCAAGATTCAGAAGGGCCCAGACAACACAAAGGCCAAGAAGGGCAGCACGGTCAACCTGACAGCCCACATCAGTGGGGAGCCAGCACCTGATGTTGGTTGGGCCAAGAATGGGGAGGATATTGAAGAGGATGATCGGTGAGCAAGGTTTATTGCTAATGGGGTATTTAGCGGAGAGTGCCAATGCACTGTGAGCAGGTGAAAGCAAGGAAACAGGAATTGTGCCAatttcccttctcccctttcttgcTTACACATCCACACCAGGTAATAACCAACTGGTCTAGATAGCTGTTGCTCTGGCTTGGAATATTATGTCTAATGCAGAACCGCAAGAATTTGTCCTTCTTTTCAGGAAGGAGGTTTGTAGTTCTCGTTGCTATTATGGAGAATTTTTACTAAATGCACAGGAAGGGATATGCACGGGGTTTCTAGCTGTAGTCAGAAGATGTGAGATTTCTTCCTTTAACATAGATCTGAGGCCTGCCCCTTGCCCTTTCCTTGTCCGTTGCACTGACCATAAGTTTCTTTACATGGAGGGGACAAACATGGTAAGCTATGGGCTACTGCGTATCAGAGTTCACTCCCAAGCTCTGTGGGAGGTAGGATGAAAAGAAGAGGGTTAGTTTGAAGTAGCAACACTAAGGTATTCCCAACTTTGGGTACACTTGCGTTCCTATTTTAAAAGGTTCACTTTTCTCATCTCTGcagtatatattacaatattggAAGTGACTCAACAACTCTTACCATCAAGAAGGTGACACCAGAAGATGCCGGAAAGTATGAGATCTTCGTAGAGAACAGCCTGGGCATGGACCAGTCCTTTGCACGTGTTGATGTGATCTGAGGCTGAGCCCCTGCCCTCCCATCTGTAAGGtcccactccccccaaaaaaacctctcTGCTCTCACCAAACATGGCCCAGGATATCCTGCTGACTGACCCTGGACTCTGACTGACCCTGGAAAATGGTTCTGTTCAGCCCTCAGAGCTGGAGAAAGCAAATGGGACCCTCAATGGTGCTGCAGAAGTATGGTAATTCTGCCTCAGTAGGCGTACCCTCCCTGGCAAGAATTCCCCATCCTGCCCCAGGGTTGAGTCCATTCCTTGGGCAGATGGGGTCATGGCTGGCTAACAGCATAGCCACAAGTGCATCATAGGTAGCAGCATGCCCTAAACACCAGTACCCCTTGCATTGCACCTCAGAGACTGTGAAGCATCTCAGAAGCTTCCAGACAAATCCTGTTCAATTGCTATACAAACTAAATAAAATCAGTTGATAATACAGAGGCCATCTGTGTGGTAAATCTAATTATTGGCTCCCAGAAATCGAAACCCTGGGAGCCTCTGAGTATgcgcaggggaggggagagtttaATCTCAGTAAATAGAGGTTTCTGGGGAGGTCTTTTATGAGGAACAGTGCTTCTGTACCCTATTCTAATTCTTTAATTCTTGCATACACATATATACAGCTTCATGACCTCTCACTCTTCCACACTCTGCATCCTGATATTAATTGCAAGATTAAAAATGTGGACTTACTTTTTCTAAGCATCCCACAATGTTTATGCAAGAGGCACACTGCTGGCTTGGTAGACATggaaagttattattattattattatttaattttttagaccgcccttctccaaataggtctcagggcggtttacaaca is a genomic window containing:
- the SPEGNB gene encoding SPEG neighbor protein, with product MAPKKAAAPPPAGCSLDINDPQVQNAAIRIQASYRGHRSRKELKEKGPPRVLQNLKDVVLIEGSAAKLECRISAFPDPFIRWSKDNVELKDGPKYRYIFEDPDIVALVVRDGCLADLGKYTISVKNPFGECFDSARLLVEVPAKIQKGPDNTKAKKGSTVNLTAHISGEPAPDVGWAKNGEDIEEDDRIYYNIGSDSTTLTIKKVTPEDAGKYEIFVENSLGMDQSFARVDVI